Within Gallaecimonas pentaromativorans, the genomic segment AGACGCATAAAAAAATCCGACACCAAGGAGATGTCGGATTTTTCCATCACTAGAGGATCAGTCAAGCGATCGGTCTTAACTGATCAGCATTAGGGGCTTGGCCCCGGTTTTTTAATTAGCGCTTCAGCGCCGCTTTGAGGGCATCGGCCATGGCCGAGTTGCCGCTGTTGCCCCCTAGGCTCTGGGGCTGGGGTTTGCCGGCGCTGCGGTTGTTGCCGGTGCGCTCGGGGCGAGGGCCGCCGCTGCGCGCCCCGCCTGCCTGCTGGCCGGGCTCGTCGCTAAGGCGCATGGAAAGGGCGATGCGCTTACGCGGTATGTCCACTTCCATCACTTTGACCTTCACCACCAGGCCCGCTTTCACCACTTCCCTTGGGTCGTTGATGCGGCGCTCGCTCATGGCGCTGATGTGCACCAGGCCGTCCTGGTGAACACCAATATCCACAAAGGCGCCGAAGTTGGTGACGTTGGTCACCACCCCTTCGAGCACCATGCCGGGCTTGAGGTCGTTAAGGGTTTCCACCCCTTCGGCAAAGCTGGCGGTGGTGAACTCGGGTCGCGGGTCGCGGCCGGGTTTGTCCAGCTCTTTCAAAATGTCGGTGACGGTGGGCAGGCCGAACTGCGCGTCTACAAAGTCGCCGGGCTTGAGCTTGCGCAAGACATCAGAGTTACCAATCAGCGCCGCTTCCATCTTGCCGGTGCTGGCCTTGATTTTCTCCACCACCGGGTAGGCTTCGGGGTGCACGCCGGAGGCGTCCAGGGGGTTGTCACCGTTCATGATGCGAAGGAAACCGGCGCATTGCTCAAAGGCCTTGGGCCCCAGGCGCGGCACTTTCAAAAGCTGCTTGCGGCTCTTAAAGGCGCCGTTTTCGTTGCGCCAGGCCACCAGGTTGCCGGCCAGGGTGCTGTTAAGGCCAGACACTCGTGCGAGCAGCGGCGCTGAGGCGGTGTTCAAGTCCACTCCCACGCCGTTTACGCAGTCTTCCACCACCGCGTCCAGGGCCTTGGCCAGCTGGCTTTGGTTCACATCGTGCTGGTATTGGCCCACACCGATGGATTTGGGGTCGATTTTCACCAATTCCGCCAGCGGATCTTGCAGGCGGCGGGCGATGGAAACGGCGCCGCGCAGGGATACGTCTAGGTCCGGGAATTCATTGGCGGCCAGCTCCGAGGCGGAATAGACAGAGGCCCCTGCTTCGCTCACCACCACCTTAGTGACTTTCAGATCCGGGGCCTTTTTAAACATCTCGGCCACCATGCGGTCGGTCTCGCGGCTGGCGGTGCCGTTGCCGATGGCAATCAAGTCCACCTTGAACTTGCGGCACAGCTGCTCCAGGGCGTCGATGGACTGGGCATATTGGCGCTTGGGTTCAAAGGGATAGATGGTGGCGGTGCCCAGCACCTTGCCGGTGTCGTCCACCAGCGCCACTTTGCAGCCGGTGCGGATACCCGGGTCCAGCCCCATCACTACTTTCGGGCCAGCAGGCGCGGCCATCAACAAGTCTTTGAGGTTGTCGCCGAATACCTTGATGGCTTCTGCTTCGGCGGCGTCGCGCACCCGGCCCATCAGCTCGGTTTCCATGTACATCAAAATCTTGATGCGCCAGGTCCAGCTCACTACCTGTTTAAGCCAGGTGTCGCGGGGGCTGTCGCCCAAGTTAAGGCCGAGATGTTTGGCGATGATCAGCTCGCAGTAAGAGGTTTTAACGCTCTCTTCCTGGCCAGGGTCGGCGTTGATGGCCAGCGCCAAAATGCCTTCGTTGCGGCCACGGAGCATGGCCAGGGCCCGGTGCGAGGGCACCTTGGCCAAGGGCTCTGAATGGCTGAAGTAGTCGCTGAACTTGGCGCCCTCAATCTCTTTGCCGTCCATCACTTTGGCGGTGAGTTGGGCGTTGCTCCACAGGTAGCTGCGGATCTTTTCCAAAAGCGCCGCGTCTTCGGCAAAGCGTTCCATCAGGATGTAGCGGGCCCCTTCCAGGGCGGCTTTTACGTCACTCACGTCACCGCTGACAAACTGCTCGGCAAGTTGCTGCGGGTCGCAGCTGGCGTTATTGAACAGCTCCTCGGCCAGGGGCTCAAGGCCCTGCTCGATGGCGATCTGGCCCTTGGTGCGGCGCTTGGGTTTGTAGGGCAGGTACAACTCTTCCAGTACCGTTTTGGTGTCGGCGCCCAGCAGCTCTCTTTTGAGCTGGTCGGTGAGTTTGCCCTGCTCGTCAATGCTCTTGATGATGGCCTGGCGGCGGTCTTCCAACTCGCGCAGGTAGCCCAAACGGGATTCGAGGTTACGCAGCTGGGTGTCGTCCAGGCCGCCGGTTACCTCTTTACGGTAACGGGCAATAAAGGGGACGGTGGAACCTTCGTCCAGCAGGGCCACGGCGGCGCTGACCTGGGCTTCACGAACGCCGAGTTCCTCGGCAATTTTTCTGTTGATCATCCTTACCACTTGTCTTTCGTGCGGACGGCGAGAGCGCCATTGTGCCACGCAGGGCGGTGATGGCGAATGGCCTTTTTAGCGCGAGCACCGGCCCGTTCAGCAAATGCTTGCCAGCCGCCTTGCCAATGGCGAGCTGAGGCGATACAAAGCGCTCAAGACATTCTGTTGCCGGCCACTATGAGAACCGACCTTATCACCCGCGAGGGCTTTAACGCCCTGAAAGAAGAACTGGATTTCTTATGGCGCACCGAGCGCCCCGAGGTCACCCAAAAGGTGGCCTGGGCGGCCAGCCTGGGGGACAGGTCCGAGAACGCCGACTACCAATACAACAAAAAGCGGCTTCGGGAGATTGACCGGCGGGTGCGCTTTTTACGAAAGCGCCTGGAGGTGCTGCGGGTGGTGGATTACTCCCCCCAGCAGGACGGCAAAGTGTTCTTTGGCGCCTGGGTGGAGGTAGAGAACGAAGCGGGGGATTTGCTGCGCTTTCGTATCGTCGGCCCAGACGAGATTTACGGCCGCAAGGATTACATCTCCATCGACGCCCCCATGGCCCGGGCACTGTTGAAAAAGGAAGTGGACGACGAAGTGATGGTCAGCACCCCCCACGGCCCCAAGCCTTTTGTGGTGGTTAGCATTCACTACCCGCAAGGGAAGTAACGGCATCCGGCCACGGCTGGCCATGACACGACTTGTAACAAAGGCCAGTGGTGGTTGCTGGCGGAACTTTTTATAGTAAAAGCCGACGCTTAAGCCCTGGGTGAGAACAACGATGGCACAGGAAAGCACCAAGATCCTGGTAGTGGACGACGACATGCGCCTGCGCGCGCTTTTGGAACGGTACCTGAT encodes:
- the greB gene encoding transcription elongation factor GreB, with translation MRTDLITREGFNALKEELDFLWRTERPEVTQKVAWAASLGDRSENADYQYNKKRLREIDRRVRFLRKRLEVLRVVDYSPQQDGKVFFGAWVEVENEAGDLLRFRIVGPDEIYGRKDYISIDAPMARALLKKEVDDEVMVSTPHGPKPFVVVSIHYPQGK
- a CDS encoding Tex family protein encodes the protein MINRKIAEELGVREAQVSAAVALLDEGSTVPFIARYRKEVTGGLDDTQLRNLESRLGYLRELEDRRQAIIKSIDEQGKLTDQLKRELLGADTKTVLEELYLPYKPKRRTKGQIAIEQGLEPLAEELFNNASCDPQQLAEQFVSGDVSDVKAALEGARYILMERFAEDAALLEKIRSYLWSNAQLTAKVMDGKEIEGAKFSDYFSHSEPLAKVPSHRALAMLRGRNEGILALAINADPGQEESVKTSYCELIIAKHLGLNLGDSPRDTWLKQVVSWTWRIKILMYMETELMGRVRDAAEAEAIKVFGDNLKDLLMAAPAGPKVVMGLDPGIRTGCKVALVDDTGKVLGTATIYPFEPKRQYAQSIDALEQLCRKFKVDLIAIGNGTASRETDRMVAEMFKKAPDLKVTKVVVSEAGASVYSASELAANEFPDLDVSLRGAVSIARRLQDPLAELVKIDPKSIGVGQYQHDVNQSQLAKALDAVVEDCVNGVGVDLNTASAPLLARVSGLNSTLAGNLVAWRNENGAFKSRKQLLKVPRLGPKAFEQCAGFLRIMNGDNPLDASGVHPEAYPVVEKIKASTGKMEAALIGNSDVLRKLKPGDFVDAQFGLPTVTDILKELDKPGRDPRPEFTTASFAEGVETLNDLKPGMVLEGVVTNVTNFGAFVDIGVHQDGLVHISAMSERRINDPREVVKAGLVVKVKVMEVDIPRKRIALSMRLSDEPGQQAGGARSGGPRPERTGNNRSAGKPQPQSLGGNSGNSAMADALKAALKR